From Natranaerovirga hydrolytica, the proteins below share one genomic window:
- a CDS encoding glycyl-radical enzyme activating protein: MNSSNNKTTGIVFDTQRFSVHDGPGIRTIVFLKGCPLSCLWCCNPESQKMNPILIFQSSKCIGCGRCIGICEQGILKGQKEGFIESEKCIGCGKCIKVCPVDALMLKGQRRTVEDVINELKKDEIHYRRSGGGITISGGEPLSQPNFAIELLKECQSKGWHTAMETTGYAKPEVIESVIPHLDLVLLDIKSMDAEKSKKYTGVSIERIKENAQRIVQLTKTVVRVPTIPGFNATKQEIKEICNFVKTLQGVETIHLLPYHNFGESKYELLGMTYEMKYIEEIPKEEMEALKKVVEEQGFQCMIGG, translated from the coding sequence ATGAATTCAAGTAATAATAAAACAACAGGCATTGTATTTGATACACAAAGATTTTCAGTACATGATGGACCAGGTATACGAACCATTGTCTTTTTAAAAGGGTGTCCTTTATCTTGTCTTTGGTGTTGCAATCCTGAATCGCAAAAAATGAATCCTATTTTGATTTTCCAATCGTCAAAATGTATTGGTTGTGGAAGATGTATAGGGATATGTGAACAAGGAATATTAAAAGGTCAGAAAGAGGGATTCATTGAAAGTGAAAAATGTATAGGGTGTGGCAAATGCATTAAGGTCTGTCCAGTAGATGCTTTGATGTTAAAAGGACAAAGAAGAACAGTAGAAGACGTTATAAATGAATTAAAAAAAGATGAGATTCATTATAGAAGATCAGGTGGAGGCATTACCATTTCAGGTGGTGAACCTTTAAGCCAACCGAATTTTGCAATTGAACTGCTAAAAGAATGTCAATCGAAAGGTTGGCATACAGCGATGGAAACCACTGGATATGCTAAACCAGAAGTGATTGAATCCGTTATACCCCATTTGGATTTGGTATTACTGGATATAAAGTCTATGGACGCTGAAAAAAGTAAAAAATATACAGGCGTATCTATTGAGCGCATCAAAGAAAATGCTCAAAGAATCGTTCAGCTTACAAAAACAGTTGTCAGAGTCCCAACCATACCAGGGTTTAATGCAACCAAACAAGAAATTAAAGAGATATGCAATTTTGTTAAAACATTACAGGGTGTGGAGACCATTCATTTATTGCCGTATCATAATTTTGGAGAAAGCAAATACGAACTTTTAGGTATGACCTATGAAATGAAATATATAGAAGAAATTCCAAAGGAAGAAATGGAAGCACTTAAAAAAGTAGTAGAAGAACAAGGTTTTCAATGTATGATAGGCGGCTAA